The Onthophagus taurus isolate NC chromosome 2, IU_Otau_3.0, whole genome shotgun sequence genome includes a window with the following:
- the LOC111427101 gene encoding arginine kinase-like, with translation MSSATNEKLKQCNMCHTVCGKGKVPEEVVQELDDAFECLESSPIMSLLKKHLNKNVFDELKDLITPYGSTLWDCIKSGVVNLDSGVGIYAPDAQAYHVFDILFDNIIEDYHNGFKYTDKQPLPDWGKVSTLQNLDPLGRYVVSTRVRCGRSLEGYPFNPKMKEDDYVAVEKKVTNALRELKGDLKGVYYPLADMSPEVQKKLTTDHLLFKEGDKYLEAADANHYWPVGRGIFLNNENTFMVWVNEEDHVRIISMNEGGNLPKVYSRLVEAVRQIEKRLAFARSVRLGYLTFCPTNLGTTIRASVHIKLPNLGKDTEELELVADEFHLQVRGTGGEHTEVKDGIYDVSNKRRIGLTEYEAVKEMHDGVLELIKREQEFGVVKK, from the exons atgtCGAGCGCTACTAATGAAAAGTTAAAGCAATGCAATATGTGCCATACAGTTTGTGGCAAAGGAAAGGTGCCTGAAGAAGTTGTTCAAGAATTAGATGACGCTTTTGAGTGCTTAGAATCGTCCCCTATCATGtcactattaaaaaaacatcttaacaaaaatgttttcgaCGAACTTAAAGATTTAATTACGCCTTATGGATCAACTCTTTGGGATTGTATTAAATCAg gTGTTGTTAATCTAGACTCAGGAGTAGGAATTTACGCTCCAGATGCTCAAGCATACCACGTTTTCGACATACTCTTCGATAATATCATTGAAGATTACCACAATGGATTTAAATATACAGATAAACAACCGTTACCCGATTGGGGGAAAGTAAGCACTCTGCAAAATCTTGATCCTCTCGGAAGATACGTGGTATCCACGCGAGTTCGTTGCGGTAGATCCCTAGAAGGTTATCCATTTAATCCAAAAATGAAGGAAGACGATTATGTCGCGGTGGAAAAGAAAGTCACCAACGCTTTGAGAGAATTAAAAGGCGATTTAAAAGGGGTTTATTATCCGTTGGCCGATATGAGTCCTGAagttcaaaagaaattaacCACCGATCACTTATTGTTTAAAGAGGGTGATAAATATTTGGAAGCTGCTGATGCGAATCATTATTGGCCGGTTGGTAGAggaatttttcttaataacgaAAACACGTTTATGGTTTGGGTGAACGAAGAGGATCATGTTCGGATTATCTCGATGAATGAAGGTGGTAATTTACCCAAAGTTTATTCTCGTTTGGTTGAAGCTGTTAGACAAATTGAAAAGAGATTAGCTTTTGCAAGAAGTGTCCGATTGGGATATCTCACATTTTGTCCTACGAATCTTG gtACGACAATCAGAGCTTCAGTACATATTAAGCTACCCAATCTTGGAAAGGACACAGAGGAACTTGAATTAGTCGCCGACGAATTTCATTTACAAGTAAGAGGTACAGGTGGTGAGCATACCGAAGTAAAGGATGGAATTTACGATGTGTCCAATAAGCGGAGAATCGGCTTGACCGAGTATGAAGCTGTTAAAGAGATGCATGATGGTGTGTTGGAATTAATTAAGAGAGAACAAGAATTTGGGGTTGTAAAGAAATaa